From the Calditrichota bacterium genome, the window GATATCCAGGATTGAAATAGAAACTTATTTCTTTGCAGCGGCGTTAATAAATCGACTGACCCGAATGATCTTCTTTTTCGCTTTTGAAAAAACGGAAAAGAACATGCTTTGGTGAATCCACTCCATGAGTCAGTTTTGTGAGGAGGAGCGGAAAAGATGGCTTTGGACGATTTCTATTTGATCCTGGGGATTGATCGAAATGCCGATCAGGCCACGATTAAAAAAGCCTTTCGGCAGCTGGCCAAAAAATACCACCCCGATAAGGGAAAAGAAGGGGATGAAGAAAAACTGAAACGTGTCAATGAAGCCTATTCGATCCTCTCTGACCAGAAGAAACGGGCGGATTACGATAAACGTTTGGAGCAAGAAGAATACGAGCGGACCGGGAGGGTTGAGCCGGCGGTACCCTGGAATTTAAACTGGGGTCTTGATGAGTTTTTTAGTGATTTCTGGAAATCTCCCTTTCAGACAGGAGATCAGGGGGATTACGAACTGGAATTTGATGTGTTTCTCGATTCCGGAAAAGCAAACCGTGAAAAGGAATTTGAAATCAAATTTTCAATCCCGATTGCGTGTTCGGCCTGCGGGGGAACCGGATGGACGCGATCCGGTGTGTGTTCTCTGTGTTGGGGACGGGGATATCTGTTGAAAGATGTTTCGCTAACCGTGCACGTTCCTGAGCAGGTGCATGAGGGATTGATTCAATGGGTAACCTATTCGGATGATCGGGGAAATGATTACGGGATTCGGATTATTTATCATATCGAATAAGATGAACGACTGTTTAAAAAACTGAAGCGGAGGGATATTTATGCAAAACGCAGAGGATAAAAATGTGTATTCGATTCCGATCGACTATGATCAGGAACACGAACATAACGAATCGGATCCACCGCGATCCGATCAGGAAATAGATTCGGATTCTGGGCAAGCCGCAGAGTCCGGGGACTCTCAGAAACCTGCCGGGATGTCGAAGCCAGTGGATGGGTACGATGCGAGGACTCAGGGACGACCTGCATCCCGGCAGGATATTCAACTGGATGAATGCCTTCACATGCTCAAGCGGTTGAAGGCGGAATTCGACAATTACCGAAAACGCGTCCAAAAGGAACGGGAAGAGGTTTATGATTATGTCCGCGGGGATGTGTTCAAAACCCTGCTTCCCATTCTTGACGATATGGAGCGCCTGTTAAACTCTGACGCCTCGGAACAATCCCTGCGTCAGGGAATGGAGATGATCTACAAAAATCTCTTGTCAACGCTTCAGGCGCACGGATTGGAATCCTTCAGCGACGAGGGCAGCACATTTGATCCCAATGTGCATGAAGCCGTCTCTGTGGAAGAAACCGGTGATCACATGGATGGAAAGGTTCTGGATACCTGGTTGAAAGGGTACCGTTACAAAGGGAAACTTCTTCGTCCGGCAAAAGTCAAAGTGGGTCAGAAAAAATAGAGTGGGGGTGATAGGTAATGGAATTGAAAGATTATTATAAAATATTGGGCGTGAGTGAGAATGCGACAGATGCGGAGATTAAGAAGGCTTATCGAAATTTGGCGAAACAATATCACCCCGATTCTCATCCCGGAGACAAAGCGGCTGAGGAAAAATTTAAGGATATTGCCGAGGCCTACGACGTTTTAAGCGACAAGGAAAAACGGGCCAAATACGATCAACTGCGAAAGTACGGCGGGCCGACTCCGGGAGGCGGAATTAACTTTGATGATTTTGGTGATCTGGGTGGAATTCATTTTGAATTTGGCGGCCACCCCGGGGGAGGAACAACCTTCACGGATGGAACGCCATTTGATCTGGACGATCTGTTTTCCCGTCTATTTGGAGGCGGGCGCGACACGTTTACGCGCACCAGGCGCCGCACGGCACCGGGACAGGATGTCCATGTTCAGCTCGAAATCCCTTTTGAAACGGCCGTTAAGGGCGGTCCGTATCAGTTTGTGGTCGATTTAAACGGACAGCACAAAAACCTGTCCATTACGATTCCCCCCGGCGTGGAAGATGGAACTCAGCTCCGGATAGCCGGACAGGGACTG encodes:
- a CDS encoding nucleotide exchange factor GrpE; the encoded protein is MQNAEDKNVYSIPIDYDQEHEHNESDPPRSDQEIDSDSGQAAESGDSQKPAGMSKPVDGYDARTQGRPASRQDIQLDECLHMLKRLKAEFDNYRKRVQKEREEVYDYVRGDVFKTLLPILDDMERLLNSDASEQSLRQGMEMIYKNLLSTLQAHGLESFSDEGSTFDPNVHEAVSVEETGDHMDGKVLDTWLKGYRYKGKLLRPAKVKVGQKK
- a CDS encoding DnaJ domain-containing protein, which encodes MELKDYYKILGVSENATDAEIKKAYRNLAKQYHPDSHPGDKAAEEKFKDIAEAYDVLSDKEKRAKYDQLRKYGGPTPGGGINFDDFGDLGGIHFEFGGHPGGGTTFTDGTPFDLDDLFSRLFGGGRDTFTRTRRRTAPGQDVHVQLEIPFETAVKGGPYQFVVDLNGQHKNLSITIPPGVEDGTQLRIAGQGLPGPGGKTGDMLVTIRVGKHRFFERKGHDVYCEVPIGVVQAMLGTKIRVKTVHGKKAELKIPPGTQCGQMFRLKGMGIQTPDGRKGDQYVKINVQIPKVLNERQKELLREFEKAGK
- a CDS encoding DnaJ domain-containing protein; protein product: MALDDFYLILGIDRNADQATIKKAFRQLAKKYHPDKGKEGDEEKLKRVNEAYSILSDQKKRADYDKRLEQEEYERTGRVEPAVPWNLNWGLDEFFSDFWKSPFQTGDQGDYELEFDVFLDSGKANREKEFEIKFSIPIACSACGGTGWTRSGVCSLCWGRGYLLKDVSLTVHVPEQVHEGLIQWVTYSDDRGNDYGIRIIYHIE